One Candidatus Cardinium hertigii DNA window includes the following coding sequences:
- a CDS encoding deoxyribonuclease IV codes for MHSNRLHNAMLPLIGAHTSTKGGLHQALAHGQAIHANIIQLFTSNQLQWKGRQLNQVALDDWHHTLHSTSISQIMSHANYLINLGSNNESLLAKSRAAFVEEVERCLVLGISYLNFHPGAATGSPMLSCLDRIIHSLSMLEPYFAQDTTLRLLIETTAGQGSTVGYTFEQLAYIIEKVQHIVPIGVCIDTCHIFAAGYDIRTLAGWDATLAEFDATVGLSHLYALHVNDSMCPLGSRKDRHANLGEGMIGMACFQTIMQHPKLHFLPKYLETPNGGAMWEQEIKLLQQFYL; via the coding sequence ACCGTTTACATAATGCGATGCTACCGTTGATTGGTGCCCATACCTCTACCAAAGGGGGCCTTCACCAAGCATTAGCACATGGACAAGCTATACATGCTAACATCATTCAGCTGTTTACAAGCAACCAGCTTCAATGGAAAGGTAGGCAACTTAACCAAGTTGCATTGGATGATTGGCATCATACCCTTCATTCTACATCTATAAGTCAGATAATGAGCCATGCGAATTATTTAATTAACTTGGGCTCTAATAATGAAAGCTTACTAGCCAAAAGTAGAGCTGCCTTTGTAGAAGAGGTAGAGCGCTGTTTAGTATTAGGAATCAGTTATTTAAACTTCCATCCAGGTGCTGCAACCGGTTCTCCTATGCTTTCTTGTTTAGACCGCATTATACACAGTTTATCAATGTTAGAACCCTACTTTGCACAAGATACTACCTTGCGTTTACTGATAGAAACCACGGCAGGTCAAGGATCGACAGTGGGATATACATTTGAGCAACTGGCTTATATTATTGAGAAAGTGCAACACATTGTGCCTATTGGTGTTTGCATAGATACCTGTCATATTTTTGCTGCAGGATACGATATCCGCACGTTAGCTGGATGGGACGCAACCTTAGCTGAGTTTGATGCTACAGTTGGGCTTTCGCATCTCTATGCGCTGCATGTTAACGATTCAATGTGTCCACTTGGTTCCAGGAAAGATAGGCATGCCAATCTAGGAGAGGGTATGATCGGTATGGCTTGTTTTCAAACGATCATGCAGCATCCGAAACTCCATTTCCTTCCTAAATATTTAGAGACACCCAATGGAGGTGCTATGTGGGAACAAGAAATAAAATTGCTGCAGCAATTTTACTTATAG
- the ruvA gene encoding Holliday junction branch migration protein RuvA — protein MIVQLTGEIVYKEPTYLVLNVGGIGYGIHISLYTFTQIKAVALCTLQTVWHVKSDAHILYGFYTLEEKEWWLRLISVSSIGPKTALTILSSLTPSELHKVILDKEEKSLTAIKGIGLKAAQRLILELTDQAQKLDYVAGTTVTLPQQAEMKTDRDAITALVMLGLTQKAAEKAVLTVRSAQGITPLTLEELIKSALQAT, from the coding sequence ATGATTGTTCAGCTTACAGGAGAAATCGTATACAAAGAACCTACCTATCTTGTTTTAAACGTAGGCGGTATAGGTTATGGGATACACATTTCTTTATATACCTTTACGCAAATCAAAGCAGTTGCTCTTTGCACCCTTCAAACTGTTTGGCACGTTAAGAGCGATGCGCACATACTGTATGGATTTTATACCTTAGAAGAAAAAGAATGGTGGCTACGTCTTATTTCGGTTAGTAGCATTGGCCCTAAGACAGCTTTAACAATCTTGTCTTCTTTGACACCATCAGAATTGCATAAGGTTATCCTGGATAAGGAAGAAAAATCACTTACTGCCATTAAAGGAATTGGTCTTAAGGCTGCGCAACGTCTTATATTAGAATTAACCGATCAAGCACAAAAACTGGATTATGTAGCTGGCACAACTGTTACATTGCCCCAACAAGCGGAAATGAAAACAGATCGGGATGCCATTACAGCGTTGGTTATGTTGGGGTTAACACAAAAAGCAGCTGAAAAAGCTGTACTAACAGTAAGAAGCGCACAAGGTATAACACCCCTTACCCTAGAAGAGCTCATTAAGAGCGCCTTACAGGCTACGTGA